From the Exiguobacterium aurantiacum genome, one window contains:
- a CDS encoding ABC transporter ATP-binding protein — protein MTLQIERVSKQFGDFTAVDDLSFHVPKGEMFGLLGANGAGKTTTFRMILDILKPSAGTITWDGRNVDHRIVGYLPEERGLYPKSPVRDQLVFLASLKGMRQAEAKRAVKTWLERLEIPQYETMRVEQLSKGNQQKIQLVAALLHNPELLILDEPFSGLDPVNVEILKREVLALRDAGTTIVFSSHRMEHVEELCQHIGILKGGRAVVSGDVPTIKTRYEEPVLFIETDRPDVLQALPVVRAIEPHKDGHFVRLDSFADSDAVLGALVTNGAAVKTFMRQPVSLNDIFIKEVGQHVS, from the coding sequence ATGACGTTACAAATCGAACGTGTCTCGAAACAGTTCGGCGACTTCACGGCCGTCGACGATTTGAGCTTTCATGTCCCGAAAGGCGAGATGTTCGGGCTGCTCGGGGCGAACGGCGCCGGGAAGACGACGACGTTCCGCATGATCCTAGACATCCTCAAACCGAGTGCCGGGACGATTACGTGGGACGGCCGCAACGTCGACCACCGCATCGTCGGCTATCTGCCGGAAGAGCGGGGCCTGTATCCGAAATCACCCGTCCGTGACCAGCTCGTCTTCTTGGCGAGCCTGAAAGGCATGCGTCAGGCCGAGGCGAAACGGGCCGTCAAAACGTGGCTCGAACGGCTCGAAATCCCGCAGTATGAGACGATGCGCGTCGAACAACTGTCCAAAGGGAACCAACAGAAGATTCAACTCGTGGCCGCCCTGCTCCACAATCCGGAACTGCTCATCCTCGATGAGCCGTTCAGCGGACTTGACCCCGTCAACGTTGAGATCTTGAAACGCGAAGTGCTCGCCCTCCGTGACGCCGGGACGACGATCGTCTTCTCGAGCCATCGGATGGAGCACGTCGAGGAATTGTGCCAGCATATCGGCATTTTGAAAGGTGGACGCGCCGTCGTCAGCGGCGACGTCCCGACGATCAAGACTCGTTACGAGGAGCCGGTGCTCTTCATCGAGACGGACCGGCCTGACGTGCTCCAAGCCCTCCCGGTCGTCCGGGCGATCGAACCGCATAAGGACGGCCACTTCGTCCGGCTCGACTCGTTCGCTGACAGTGATGCGGTGCTCGGCGCCCTCGTGACGAACGGCGCCGCCGTCAAGACGTTCATGCGCCAACCTGTTTCATTAAACGACATCTTCATCAAGGAGGTCGGCCAACATGTTTCATAA
- a CDS encoding SMI1/KNR4 family protein, which yields MDERKNVMIAVQALKRRLVNNRLDVQLEEGYVNQLTFSFNGPATTTELERLPKETPATVRAWLGEHNGAKLFEDPECGGAIELFSIDEILEHKQLWECPAPFLPVGAGRDGEWMVCEYISETDNRMWIGEFLSFDEEDARLNRLPFNFSGWLDYVIVAQGAAFWDWFRT from the coding sequence ATGGACGAAAGGAAAAATGTGATGATTGCTGTTCAAGCACTGAAACGACGATTGGTGAACAACCGGCTCGATGTCCAGTTAGAAGAAGGATATGTGAACCAACTGACATTCTCCTTCAACGGCCCAGCTACTACGACGGAGCTAGAGCGGTTGCCGAAAGAGACACCGGCAACGGTCCGTGCATGGTTAGGCGAACATAACGGTGCCAAACTGTTCGAAGACCCGGAGTGTGGCGGAGCAATTGAATTGTTCTCGATCGATGAGATCCTTGAGCACAAACAGCTCTGGGAATGTCCGGCGCCTTTTCTACCAGTGGGGGCGGGGCGTGACGGAGAATGGATGGTTTGTGAGTACATAAGTGAGACGGACAATCGGATGTGGATTGGAGAGTTTTTGAGTTTTGACGAAGAGGACGCTAGGTTGAACCGCTTGCCCTTCAACTTTTCGGGTTGGTTGGATTATGTGATTGTGGCACAAGGTGCCGCGTTTTGGGACTGGTTTCGAACATGA
- a CDS encoding ABC transporter permease, with translation MFHNFGPLYSFTLRSKLRSKAFLISTLLTILFIFGFTNIDRLLANFEDTDQAQAILVTDNNELTTLMQSLGYEDIQSASITESEAREGLDNGDYEIVAFIEADSARVLSERPEPDFTTVLQTALREIRNAELIEASNIDPTVLAALNEPVTVEESYLGRGGENSDELFSSFAFVYVMLMLLYVSIITYGSMISTEVTTEKSSRVMELIISTTHPVTHMLAKISAIGTLALLQIAIFLGFGYFSARSNEMAQSVIDNAGNVRAVVYLLTFFTLGYLLYAAMFAVLGSLVSRVEESQQMTMPVIMLLVAGFLAAMFGLNNPEAPIVTILSYVPFFTPMLMFLRVMLVDVPVWEVALSIGIMIATIGVILWVGSKFYRGGVLFYGNNAIKQWRQILQNRQ, from the coding sequence ATGTTTCATAACTTCGGACCACTCTACTCGTTCACGCTACGCTCGAAATTGCGCTCGAAGGCGTTCCTCATCTCGACGCTGTTGACGATTTTGTTCATTTTCGGTTTCACGAACATCGACCGTCTGCTCGCGAACTTCGAGGATACCGATCAAGCCCAAGCTATCCTCGTCACCGATAACAATGAACTGACGACGCTCATGCAGTCGCTTGGTTATGAAGACATCCAATCGGCGTCCATCACCGAGTCCGAGGCACGTGAAGGGCTCGACAACGGAGACTATGAGATCGTCGCCTTCATCGAGGCGGATTCGGCCCGCGTGCTCTCGGAACGGCCGGAACCGGACTTCACGACGGTCCTCCAGACGGCGCTCCGTGAAATTCGGAACGCCGAGCTAATCGAGGCGTCGAACATCGACCCGACCGTCCTCGCGGCGTTGAATGAGCCCGTCACGGTCGAGGAGTCGTATCTCGGACGCGGCGGGGAAAACTCGGACGAGCTGTTCTCATCGTTCGCGTTCGTCTACGTCATGCTCATGTTGCTCTACGTCTCGATCATCACGTACGGGTCGATGATCTCGACCGAGGTCACGACCGAGAAATCGTCGCGCGTCATGGAGCTCATCATCTCGACGACGCACCCGGTGACGCATATGCTCGCCAAAATCTCGGCCATCGGGACGCTCGCCCTGCTCCAAATCGCGATTTTCCTCGGCTTCGGCTACTTCAGCGCCCGCAGTAACGAGATGGCCCAGTCAGTCATCGACAACGCAGGCAACGTCCGGGCCGTCGTCTACTTGTTGACGTTCTTCACGCTCGGTTATCTGCTTTATGCGGCCATGTTCGCCGTTCTCGGTTCGCTCGTCAGCCGGGTCGAAGAGTCACAACAGATGACGATGCCGGTCATCATGCTGCTCGTCGCTGGGTTCCTCGCCGCTATGTTCGGCTTGAACAACCCGGAGGCACCGATCGTCACGATTTTGTCGTACGTACCGTTCTTCACGCCGATGCTCATGTTCCTCCGCGTCATGCTCGTCGACGTGCCGGTATGGGAAGTCGCCTTGTCGATCGGCATCATGATCGCCACGATTGGTGTGATTTTGTGGGTCGGCTCGAAATTTTATCGCGGCGGCGTCTTATTCTACGGCAACAACGCGATTAAACAATGGCGACAAATATTACAGAATCGACAATAA
- a CDS encoding VOC family protein: MTKQSAGIHHISAMVKDPQRTLDFYGNVLGLRFVKQTVNFDDPGTYHFYFGDEQGSPGTVITFFPIPGIGKGSVGSGQVGVTAYLVPEGSLLFWEKRLNDNGVGTVATERFGEPSLLFEDPDGLVIELVARASSKQTNWVVPGVTVREAITGFAGATLLSKDPEATVRLLTGLFGFETVGEDSEWIRLEATADYGNVIDVKKTILPNGVPGSGTVHHIAWRINDGEDYASWQDAIFELGMRPTEVKERHYFRSVYFHDGGRILHELATDAPGFLIDESLEGLGSTLKLPAWFEQDREAITRTLPTITIPRGDMT; this comes from the coding sequence ATGACGAAGCAATCAGCGGGTATCCATCACATCTCGGCGATGGTGAAAGACCCACAACGTACATTAGATTTTTACGGGAATGTCCTCGGACTCCGGTTCGTCAAACAGACGGTCAACTTCGACGACCCGGGTACGTATCACTTCTATTTCGGGGATGAGCAAGGGTCACCAGGGACGGTCATCACGTTTTTCCCGATTCCAGGGATCGGCAAGGGTAGCGTCGGTAGCGGGCAGGTCGGGGTCACGGCCTATCTCGTCCCGGAAGGCAGCCTCTTGTTCTGGGAGAAACGATTGAACGACAATGGCGTCGGCACGGTCGCGACCGAACGCTTCGGCGAGCCGTCGCTCTTGTTTGAAGACCCGGACGGACTCGTCATCGAGCTCGTCGCCCGGGCGAGTTCGAAACAGACCAATTGGGTCGTGCCGGGCGTGACAGTACGTGAGGCGATCACCGGCTTTGCCGGGGCGACGCTGTTGTCGAAAGACCCGGAGGCGACGGTCCGCCTGTTGACGGGACTGTTTGGCTTTGAGACGGTAGGGGAAGATTCAGAATGGATTCGCCTCGAGGCGACGGCCGACTATGGCAACGTCATCGACGTGAAAAAGACCATCCTGCCGAACGGGGTTCCCGGTTCGGGGACGGTCCATCATATCGCCTGGCGCATCAATGACGGGGAAGACTATGCCTCGTGGCAAGATGCCATCTTCGAGCTCGGGATGCGTCCGACCGAAGTGAAAGAGCGTCATTATTTCCGCTCGGTCTATTTCCATGACGGCGGCCGGATTCTCCATGAACTGGCGACCGATGCCCCTGGCTTTTTGATCGATGAGAGTTTGGAGGGCCTCGGCTCGACACTCAAGCTCCCGGCCTGGTTCGAACAGGATCGGGAGGCGATCACCCGCACGTTACCGACGATTACAATCCCGAGAGGAGACATGACATGA
- a CDS encoding PTS sugar transporter subunit IIA, with protein MGFFKKLFGGKEEQLNAVSPLTGKVIDITNVPDQVFSQKMMGDGIAVEPTDGKVVSPVNGTIATVFPTKHAIGINADNGAEYLIHIGLDTVNLKGEGFETHVTEGQAVKAGDTLVTFDLDFIKANAPSTITPVIITNHDNFGVNKLVAEGDTVTAGSSEVVELTKK; from the coding sequence ATGGGATTCTTTAAAAAACTATTCGGTGGTAAAGAAGAACAACTTAACGCGGTTTCACCGCTTACAGGGAAGGTCATTGACATCACGAACGTTCCTGACCAAGTGTTCTCACAAAAAATGATGGGTGACGGCATCGCCGTCGAACCGACAGACGGCAAAGTCGTCTCGCCGGTAAACGGTACAATCGCGACTGTCTTCCCGACAAAACACGCGATCGGTATCAACGCTGACAACGGTGCGGAGTACTTGATTCACATCGGTCTCGACACGGTCAATCTTAAAGGTGAAGGCTTCGAAACGCACGTGACAGAAGGTCAAGCCGTCAAAGCTGGCGACACGCTCGTCACGTTCGACCTCGACTTCATCAAAGCGAACGCGCCGTCGACAATCACACCGGTGATTATCACGAACCACGACAACTTCGGTGTGAACAAATTGGTTGCTGAAGGCGACACGGTCACAGCCGGTTCTTCAGAAGTCGTCGAATTGACGAAAAAATAA
- a CDS encoding helix-turn-helix domain-containing protein, with protein sequence MDGKNAPYRGYGDRIRILRERAGISVEALADRIGVAPYFIRRTELSEVYPTMPYIEALAEALKIDANYLARHIWTGESLKVLMKGTVPELEQMKLAYDEAMHGKSTEDMQRQLEARMRIFDLMHEEELRRIFAEDEEPTSHHALEALVDAVLDLGRSHEPTHRIVPFARYIEKLVPDQFVDNSFQYTEFGVVAKSYKLQ encoded by the coding sequence ATGGATGGAAAAAACGCACCGTACCGGGGTTATGGGGACCGAATTCGAATATTACGTGAGCGGGCTGGCATCTCGGTCGAGGCACTCGCCGACCGCATCGGCGTCGCCCCATACTTTATTCGCCGGACCGAACTGAGTGAAGTTTACCCGACGATGCCTTACATAGAGGCGCTCGCCGAGGCGCTCAAGATTGACGCGAACTACTTGGCCCGCCATATTTGGACGGGCGAGTCGCTTAAAGTGCTCATGAAAGGGACGGTCCCTGAGCTCGAGCAGATGAAGCTAGCCTACGATGAGGCGATGCACGGCAAGTCGACCGAGGACATGCAGCGGCAGCTCGAGGCGCGCATGCGCATCTTCGACCTGATGCATGAGGAAGAACTCCGTCGCATCTTCGCCGAGGACGAGGAGCCGACTTCACATCATGCGCTCGAGGCGCTTGTCGATGCCGTGCTCGACCTGGGTCGCTCGCACGAACCGACGCATCGGATCGTCCCGTTCGCTCGCTACATTGAGAAACTCGTGCCGGACCAGTTCGTCGACAACTCGTTCCAATATACAGAGTTCGGGGTTGTCGCTAAATCGTATAAATTGCAGTGA